Below is a genomic region from Phragmitibacter flavus.
AACTTCCGGCGGACGCCACGCGTCCCAGATCTTCAATCGATAACCCTGAGGCCGCAAAATGTCCGCCGCCACCGCCAGCTTGCGCGCCGTCGTCACATGCAGAACACACGGCAAATGCACCGGATACAGCCCCTGATAGGTCACGTTCTCTTTGGTGATGTATCGCATGTCGACCACCGCATCCGGCACCAGCTGAGTCACCCCCACCAACGCCCGTTGCGCCGCCCGCATGTTCACATCCCCGGGCACAAAACCCTTCCTGGCCGCAGGATCACCTGCACACTGACAGAGAAACAACCCTGAAATAACCACACAAAGCCAACGCATCATCCTTCAATTAATAAAATTAAGTTTTCCCCTACAACCACACGCAGGCTAACATTGCCAGCACTTTTTCACCACCGACCCGCCCATGCCGTCCACCCAGCTCATCGAGTTCCTCCTGCACAGCATTCTCTTCGTGCTCGGTGCCAACATCGGCTCCTTCCTCAATGTCGTCATCTACCGGCTCCCCCTCGGCATCTCCCTCAGCAATCCCAAGCGCTCCTTCTGCCCCCACTGCAAAACCCAGATCCCCATTTATCGCAACATCCCCCTCTTCACCTGGCTCTTCCAACGCGGCAAATGCGCCGCCTGCAAAGCCCCCATCCCCTTCCGATATTTCTTCGTCGAACTGCTCACCGCCGTCCTGTTTTATCTGATCTTCCTCAAATTCCGCGGCCACTGGGACGACATCACCGGCTGGGGCGACCTCGTCCTCATTTATTGGATCTTCACGGCCCTGCTCATCGCCGGCACCTTCATCGACATCGATTATTTTATTCTCCCCCATGAAATCACCCTGGGTGGACTCGCCGTCGGTCTCCTCGGCAGCTACCTTATCCCCGAGATGATGGGCGAAGTCGAACGCGGACGCGCCATCCTCCTTTCTTTTGTCAGCGCCTGCATTGGCCTCGGACTGCTCTGGACCGTTGTCGAACTCGGCAAACTCGCCTTCGGCCGACTCAAACAAAAGTTCGACCAACCCGAGTCCTGGACCATTCACCAACCCGACGAAACCCAGCCCCCCATCTTCAAAATCGCCGGCGACGAACTCAGCTGGGCCGACATCTACACCCGACCCAGCGACCGGCTCATCATCACCGGCCCCGCGATCACCATCAACGACGAAACTTTCACCACTGCGAATGCGAAAGCCGAAATCACCGTCGACAAAATCAAACTCCATCTCTCTTCCGGTGAATCCAAAACCTTCTCACTCGAAACCGTCACCAAACTCGAAGGCAAGGCCACTGACATCGTCATCCCGAGAGAAGCCATGGGATTCGGCGACGTCCTCCTCATCGCCATGATCGGCTCCTTCCTTGGATGGCAGGCCGTTTTTTTCACGATTGTCGCCGCGTCCTTCCTTGGCAGTCTCCTCGCCATCCTCCCGCGCTTGATCGGCAAAACCGAATGGACCGCCAAAATCCCCTTCGGCCCCTACCTCGCCGGCGGAGCCATGATCTGGCTATTCTCCGGCCCGCAATTGGTGGACTGGTATCTCACCAAGACAGGGTTTAGGGATTGGTAGGAATAGGAGCGGGCAACTGCCAACTAGATAAGCTTTACCCAACAAAGCTATCAGCCAGCGCGCGCGGCAACCAAGTAAAATGTGTGAGAACGAGATCCAAAAATATTGGAGCTTGAAACTCTATCCGCCACCGCCATCGGATCTCCGATTACAACTATCTTTTCCGCCTCAGAAAGAATGTTATGCAGCTAAAGCCGAACAAAATCATGCGAGATGGCTCCGGAACGGCTGTAAAGTTATAAACTAGGGTTATATCGTCTATGCGCCAATTCGTGGTGCTGGACGTCGCGGTCGCATTGTCTCCCAGTAAAGAAAACACAAAGGTGGTGCCCGCCGAACTAGTGAAATCGGCAGGATTAATCAAACTCCACTCACTGTTTCTGTTTAATGCTCCTGATGCCAATGAAGTCGAAGCGCCTCCATCGACAGAGACAGACAAAACCCAATCTTGAGGTCCAGTGCCCGTCACCCGGGAACCAAAAGTAATATCGGTGAATGTTAACTGTCCACCATTCTGGGCCGTCAATGTCCACGTCAGCAATCCATCAATCGTGTCTCTAGTATTTAGGCCCGCGTTCATTTCACCTGATGCCCCTGTATACGTTCCCGTGCCAGTGCTGGGTGATGTGGTGTTGATAGCCGTGAAACCCGAAAGGGTCCCACCTGCCACCTCTGCGGAGTTAATCGTTGTTGGATTCGCATTGGAAACGGCAGTTCCCATGTTCCAGTAGATCGTCGCAGCCTCCATTTGAATAGTTGCCAGCAATAACAGGGCAGACACCAGTCCGCCCATTGCACGCAAATGCCTCAAACTCGCAGATGATAATGGTGACATAAGATTTGTTAGACGGTTAAGGACTCAGAGAATAATGATTCCGTCGGGCCAAGGCTCAATATTGCTCGTGTGAACAATATGACATTTAGCACTCGTTCTCACCCCGCTAACTGTTCGCACGATCAATGCCAGTTCGCCCCGGTGATCTCGCATGACCACAAGATACCATCATCCAACCCTCCAAATTCCGTTCGCTCACCCCTGCGGAACGCCCAAAATCGCCAGCGCCCCCACGGGCACCGTTGGCCGCAATGGGATCGGCTGGTTCATCGGGGCGGTCACTTGATGGATCTCGCTCTCATCCGGTTTCCACACCTCCCAGTCCGGCGGCACCCCGGGGACTTCCTCAAAAAATCGGCGACGCACGTCCTTGGTCTGCTGACTCAGCAGTTCATGCATCCCCGCCTGACAAGTGAAACAGATCAGCAAACTGTCCAAAACCTCGTTGCGCTCGCAAAGCGCCGTGGTGGTAAAGTCCTGATTGGCGATTCCCGGCCGCCCGCTTCCACAAAACGCACACTCTTCCGTGCCTTTCGAACCATCGCGCATGTGCTGCTCCTGATGATTCAACAAATTTCCCTTCGACTCCTCTGAAAACTCCGCCAGCAAAGCATCACGGCACACGGCACAAAACGCATATTCAAAAATGCACTCCCCCGCACGCCAGGCTTTGTTGATCTGATAAGGCTGACCCTCAATCAACGACGCCGAGCAACGCGAACACTCCTGAAAAGGTCCGTCGTGCTCGATGCTGTAAAATTCCTCTTCCATCCAGTCCATTTAAAAACAAAAACGAAAAGGCAGAAAGCGGAAAATCGCCTTCTGCCCTTTTGACCTGTGCGATGAACACTATTTCATCACAATTCCCGACCGCTGCCGCCCTTTCCTTACTTCCAACCCGCGCGATCAAACACCCGCACGGCGGCTTCCTGATTTTCGCCAAGTTTCGGGAACGTCTCCAGGTCCATCTTGAATTTGCCCCACGCCTCATGCGTTGGGCTCAGGGAAACATCCAGGTTCACCGGAAACTCATGGGAACCATTGGCGATCATTTTCTGCACTTCGGGCGTGGTCAAAAACTCCAGATACTTGGTCGCGTTCTCCACATTTTTGGCATGCTTGGCCAATCCCGCACCGCCGATGTTGCACTGCGCTCCGCGTCCGTCCTGATTCGGAAACAACACCACCACCTTGCTCGCCGCCTCGCGATCCGCGGCATCTTCTGAATTCGCCAGCAAACCCAGATAATACGTGTTCGAAACACAAACATCCGCCAGCCCTGATGCCACGCCCTTGATCTGATCCCGATCCCCGCCCTGCGGTGCGCGCGCCATGTTCCCCACCACCGCCTTCGCCCAGGCCTCCGCCTTCTCCTCACCATTCGCCGCAATCAACGATGCCAGTAGTGACTGGTTGTAGCTGTTTCCCGAAGACCTCACCAACACACGACCACGCCATTTTGGATCAGCCAGATCCTCATAATTTTTGATCTCCCCCGCCTGCACCCGATCCTTCGCATACATGATCACCCGCGCCCGCACCGTGTAGGCATACCACTGCTTGTCTGCATCCCGCAGCCCCTCGGGCACCCGGTCGTCCAGCAGCTTCGAATCCATCGACTTCAACAGCCCCGCCTCCTTGGCCCGCTGCAAACGCCCCACGTCCACCGTCACCAGCAAATCTGCCGGACTGCTTTCACCCTCCGACTTCAACCGCTCAATCAACTGGTCGGCCTCCGCGTTCACCACCTTCACCGCAATGCCCGTTTGCTCCGTGAACAGCTGGTTGATCGCCTCATCCACCTTGTAATGACGGTGCGAATAAACATTCAACTCCGAAGCATCAACCGACCCGATCCCAACCGCCATCAAACCGGCCCCCATCAGCAAACCACCCATCTTGGAAACTTTGTTGCGAATAAATCTCATCATTCACCTTTATCCAATCTCACTGCCATAATCAAGAAAATTCCATCCTTGAAATTTATCCCTGCACGTGGCTCGTAACTGTCCACTGCCCATGCGACTCCACGATCTCACCCGCAACAAATCCTTCCTCCGCCGTGGATTCCTTATCATCATCGGCAGTTCCATTCTGATTTGTTGGATCATCCAGTTCTTTCGCAGCGCCCAGCCCTCCGCCGTCCTCGATCTTTTGCCGACCTCCGAACTCAGCCAGCTGCGCGAAAGTTACCAACGGCTCCGCCTCGCCTCATCCTCATCCCCCGACCCCGCCGCACTTGCCGACTGGCTGCGCTCCGCCGCCATCCTCCATGAATACACCAGCGTCCCCGAAATCGAAATCAACGAACCGGAGCAAACCGTCGAAACCCTTTTCCGCTGTGAGATCCCCGTCCTCATCCAGCAGCATACCCGCAACGAAACCGAGCGTCAGCTGTTCACCGACTACACCCGCGTCCGCTTCCTCAAAGCGTTTGATCCGCGAGCCGAAGCCCGCAACCGGCTCGAACAATCTTCCCTCAAAGAACCACCACCCCGATTCGCCAACGAACTGTTCGCCGATCTCGAACGCCTCGACCAACGTCCCCGCCAGGCCCTGCTCGCCTACCTCCGCGAAGCCCCCCAACCCGAAGCCATCTACGCACGACGCACCGCCCTGCGCCTCGCCCTCGAACTTCAGGACACTTCCGCCCTCGAACTCCTCGTTCGCGAACCCTCCTTCGCCAGCGAAACTCCCTACCTGATGCTCCGTCAGGTGGCCCTCGACCTCAAAGACCACTCCCTGCTTCTCCAATCCCATGCGCGCATCGTCCTCAACCACTGGACCCAACCCGTCCCCGTGGCCATCGCCCTCCTGGCCACCACCATTTGGGGTTTCATCCTGTTTTGTTCCGGTAACCGTCGTAAACGCACCCTCTGGCTTTGCGCCGCCGCCATCCTTTGCGGAATCGCCAGCGCCTGGCTGGTCCGCTGGAGCATCGACACCCTCCAATACGGCCTCGAAAACGAACAACAATCCACTCCGGTCCACCAAATTTTCCACTGGATCATGTATGTCGGCATCCCCGAGGAAACCGCGAAACTTCTTTTGCTGCTCCCTTTTGTTCCCCTGATGCTCACCCGGCTCACCACCAGCGGTGCCGCCCTGTTGGGTGGATTTGTCGGACTCGGTTTTGCCCTGGAAGAAAACCTTCAATACTTCATCAATCACAGCGAAGCCGTGGCCATCGGACGACTGCTCACCGCGAACGTCATCCACTTCAGCCTCACCGGACTCATCGCCTGGCAACTCCATCGCCTCCTGCGATCCCGTTTTCACCTCGCCACCGACTTCCTCGTCGCCTTTGCCCTCATCGCCATCGCCCATGGCCTCTACAACTATTTCATCGTCGCCGACGGTGGCGATGGAGGCAGTCAGTTGTTCGCCTTCATCATCCTCGCCCTCGCCGCCCGGCAATACCTCAAAACCCTTCCCACCGACGAACCCACCGGACGCCGTTTTGTCATCTCGCGAACCTGTGTGTTTGTGTTTGGGGCCACTCTGCTCACCGGATTGGTCATGATCATTCTGACCTTTCGCAACACCAGTCTCGACGCGCAGACCATCGCCCCCGTTCTCGCCGGTGCCATCGCCCTGATTCCCGTCGGCCTGATCTTCATCCACGAGTTCGACGAAGTAAGGTAACAGTAAATCGTCCTCGTCCTCCTACTCGAACTCGTCCTCGAAACTGCGCGGCCCTCACGCCCCGCGTCACCAATTCAGACATCCTCCTCCTACTCTTACTCCTCCTCCTACTCCCCACTTTGCGGCAATCAGCTTCCCCGCCGCCAAGTCACCCACCAAAAACAACGACTTGTGTCTCATTCAAAGCGCCTCATCCGAGGACGAGTTCGAGTAGTAGGACGAGGACGAGAATACCGTTAGAAACACCCTTTCCCTAACTCGGAAGCCATGGGTGTTAGCGATCCACAATGCGGGGAGGAAGAGGAGGAGTAAGAGGAAGAGGAAGAGGAGGATTTTAGCTCCCCACAACCCGTCTCTGAAAACTCTCGATCGCCTCATAATTCGCCAATCCCAATCCATCATACTGCTCGGCCGTCATCTGGTTCACCCTCGTCACTTCCTGCTCCATCGAAGTCAGCGACTGACACCTTGCCAACGCCCGCGCTTTCCTTTCCAACTGCATTGGACTGATCGGCATCGCCATCGCAATCTGCCATGGCTCCAATGCCTTCTCCCTGCCGCGATACAACCACACCGAACACGCATCCACCCACGTCTCCCCCTGCAGACTTGCCAGCCCCTGTTCCACCAGCTTTGCACATAGAGCCGCCACACTCGATGGATCAGACGCACTCCCCGTCAGGTAAATCTGGTGCGGCATGAACTCCCGCAACAGCCCCGTCACCAACCGCTCATCCTCCGACCCCAATACAAAACGCCGATACCGACCCTTCTCATAAAACGGTAGATCAAGGAACCTCAGCCGCTCATGCGACAACCCCAAAGCCTGCGCCGCATCCCGCACCTCCCCTCGCAGAATCAGACTCTTCAACTGCCTAAGCGAAGCCGGATCCTCCCCGACCGCGCCCTTGTCCGTCAACGATTGCAATGTCATCCGCGCATACTCCGCCTGCTGACCCCACCCCTCCGCAAACGTCTCACCAATCTCCAGAAGAATCGACGCAAACTTGTCAGCCTCACTGTCCGGCACCCGCAAATTGCCACTCGTCATGCACACCACCATCACCTCATGACCCTGCTCCACCAAGCGGTCAATCGTCGCCCCAATGCTCACCACCGCATCCTGCGGCTCCGGACTAAAAATCAAACACCGCTTCGGATACGGCTTCGCCCGCTCCGGCCGGAACGTGTCATCCGCCCCCGGCTTCCCACCCGGCCAGCCCGAAATCGTGTGCTGCAGCTGATTAAAAATCCGGATGTTCAACTGATAGGCCGGACCCTGCTCGCTCAACAAATCCGACAACCCGTGCTCATTGTAATCCTCATCCGTCAGCTTCAACACCGGCCGCTTGAACGTCGATGACAACCAGCAAACCGCCCGCCGCGTCTCCTCCGGTGACCACCGCACCGGCCCCGTCAACCATGGCAGCTTGATCCGCGTCAACTCCCTCGACGCCGGAGCATCAATCACAAACCGCGCATCCCCATGCTCCTGCAAAAAGGAAGCCGACACCGCCTCCGTCACCACTCCCTCCACCGCGCGCGCCACCACCTCCGCCTTGCCCTCGCCCCACGCCATCAAAACAATCTTGCGCGCCCGTAGAATCGTTCCCACGCCCATCGTGATCGCAAATCTCGGCACATTCTCCTCCCCACGAAAATCCCCCGCCGCATCCTGCCTCGTGATCCGGTCCAGCGTGATCCGACGCGTCAAAGAATCCCTCGACGATCCCGGCTCATTGAACCCGATATGTCCCGTGCGCCCAATTCCCAGAATCTGAAAATCAATCCCCCCCGCCGCATCGATCATCTCCTCATAAGCGTGGCAGTGATCAAAAATCTCCTCCACCGCCACCAGCCCGCTTGGCAGATGAATGTTCTCATCGGGAATGTCCACATGATCAAACAACTGCTCGCGCATGAAGCGGAAATAACTCTCCGGATGCGTCGGCGCCAGTCCATGATACTCATCCAGGTTAAACGTCACCACATTTCGCAAACTCAAACCCTCCTCGCGGTGCAAACGGATCAATTCGCGATAGAACGGAACCGGCGTCGACCCTGTTGCCAACCCCAAAACCACCTGCCTGCCCTCCTTCTGCCGAGTCTCCACCAACGCCTTCACCTCCCCTGCCAGCGCCGCAGCCGCAGCCGATGAAGTCTCAAAAATCACCGTCGGAATTTTCTCAAAAATCTCAGCAGTAGAGCGGCGCGAAGTCATATAAAAGAGAGGAAGTGTTACATCTCCACACTAGCCGTTTATCGCTCAATATTACTTCCGTTATTCCAGCGTTGTTGTGTGTTTTTTGTTGCCG
It encodes:
- a CDS encoding prepilin peptidase, which gives rise to MPSTQLIEFLLHSILFVLGANIGSFLNVVIYRLPLGISLSNPKRSFCPHCKTQIPIYRNIPLFTWLFQRGKCAACKAPIPFRYFFVELLTAVLFYLIFLKFRGHWDDITGWGDLVLIYWIFTALLIAGTFIDIDYFILPHEITLGGLAVGLLGSYLIPEMMGEVERGRAILLSFVSACIGLGLLWTVVELGKLAFGRLKQKFDQPESWTIHQPDETQPPIFKIAGDELSWADIYTRPSDRLIITGPAITINDETFTTANAKAEITVDKIKLHLSSGESKTFSLETVTKLEGKATDIVIPREAMGFGDVLLIAMIGSFLGWQAVFFTIVAASFLGSLLAILPRLIGKTEWTAKIPFGPYLAGGAMIWLFSGPQLVDWYLTKTGFRDW
- a CDS encoding PEP-CTERM sorting domain-containing protein — translated: MSPLSSASLRHLRAMGGLVSALLLLATIQMEAATIYWNMGTAVSNANPTTINSAEVAGGTLSGFTAINTTSPSTGTGTYTGASGEMNAGLNTRDTIDGLLTWTLTAQNGGQLTFTDITFGSRVTGTGPQDWVLSVSVDGGASTSLASGALNRNSEWSLINPADFTSSAGTTFVFSLLGDNATATSSTTNWRIDDITLVYNFTAVPEPSRMILFGFSCITFFLRRKR
- a CDS encoding Fe(3+) ABC transporter substrate-binding protein, giving the protein MMRFIRNKVSKMGGLLMGAGLMAVGIGSVDASELNVYSHRHYKVDEAINQLFTEQTGIAVKVVNAEADQLIERLKSEGESSPADLLVTVDVGRLQRAKEAGLLKSMDSKLLDDRVPEGLRDADKQWYAYTVRARVIMYAKDRVQAGEIKNYEDLADPKWRGRVLVRSSGNSYNQSLLASLIAANGEEKAEAWAKAVVGNMARAPQGGDRDQIKGVASGLADVCVSNTYYLGLLANSEDAADREAASKVVVLFPNQDGRGAQCNIGGAGLAKHAKNVENATKYLEFLTTPEVQKMIANGSHEFPVNLDVSLSPTHEAWGKFKMDLETFPKLGENQEAAVRVFDRAGWK
- a CDS encoding PrsW family glutamic-type intramembrane protease, whose amino-acid sequence is MRLHDLTRNKSFLRRGFLIIIGSSILICWIIQFFRSAQPSAVLDLLPTSELSQLRESYQRLRLASSSSPDPAALADWLRSAAILHEYTSVPEIEINEPEQTVETLFRCEIPVLIQQHTRNETERQLFTDYTRVRFLKAFDPRAEARNRLEQSSLKEPPPRFANELFADLERLDQRPRQALLAYLREAPQPEAIYARRTALRLALELQDTSALELLVREPSFASETPYLMLRQVALDLKDHSLLLQSHARIVLNHWTQPVPVAIALLATTIWGFILFCSGNRRKRTLWLCAAAILCGIASAWLVRWSIDTLQYGLENEQQSTPVHQIFHWIMYVGIPEETAKLLLLLPFVPLMLTRLTTSGAALLGGFVGLGFALEENLQYFINHSEAVAIGRLLTANVIHFSLTGLIAWQLHRLLRSRFHLATDFLVAFALIAIAHGLYNYFIVADGGDGGSQLFAFIILALAARQYLKTLPTDEPTGRRFVISRTCVFVFGATLLTGLVMIILTFRNTSLDAQTIAPVLAGAIALIPVGLIFIHEFDEVR
- the nagB gene encoding glucosamine-6-phosphate deaminase, with product MTSRRSTAEIFEKIPTVIFETSSAAAAALAGEVKALVETRQKEGRQVVLGLATGSTPVPFYRELIRLHREEGLSLRNVVTFNLDEYHGLAPTHPESYFRFMREQLFDHVDIPDENIHLPSGLVAVEEIFDHCHAYEEMIDAAGGIDFQILGIGRTGHIGFNEPGSSRDSLTRRITLDRITRQDAAGDFRGEENVPRFAITMGVGTILRARKIVLMAWGEGKAEVVARAVEGVVTEAVSASFLQEHGDARFVIDAPASRELTRIKLPWLTGPVRWSPEETRRAVCWLSSTFKRPVLKLTDEDYNEHGLSDLLSEQGPAYQLNIRIFNQLQHTISGWPGGKPGADDTFRPERAKPYPKRCLIFSPEPQDAVVSIGATIDRLVEQGHEVMVVCMTSGNLRVPDSEADKFASILLEIGETFAEGWGQQAEYARMTLQSLTDKGAVGEDPASLRQLKSLILRGEVRDAAQALGLSHERLRFLDLPFYEKGRYRRFVLGSEDERLVTGLLREFMPHQIYLTGSASDPSSVAALCAKLVEQGLASLQGETWVDACSVWLYRGREKALEPWQIAMAMPISPMQLERKARALARCQSLTSMEQEVTRVNQMTAEQYDGLGLANYEAIESFQRRVVGS